From the genome of Daphnia pulex isolate KAP4 chromosome 12, ASM2113471v1:
GCacgcaaaaaataaataaataaataaataaatttatagccAATCCAATTTTCGATCGGTTATTATTTCGATGATAAATTTTGAGGTTCCACTTTGAGCAGATTTGCAGCACAACGAAGCGACGGGCAATCGTGCTGATTGgggaccctttttttttatcaataaaaataaataattcacgATCTATAATTTTCTCTAAAGGGtcgacattattattatataaactGGTCGTCGTCGGGGATAGAGATCACGACGAGAAGCGAgtgatattatattataaccTTGATAAACCATTCCTGGATATAATACCGTGTTTGATACATATTATACAGCCCGTCGATGTGTGAGCTGGAGGAGAGAGCTGGATAAGGACATTAGATATTTAACAGGAAGACAAATAAACCGGTCTCTATTAAATATATACTAGATTATAAGCGCGCTGGTGGATgacatctctctttttttttatttctctgctccgttgtgtttttgtttcggtCGACGAAAAAGTCGAATTTAATGAATGCTAATCAACTCCAAATAAAATGGGAGCGATTCAATGATGGCCGtcgttcgtgtgtgtgtttgtctggGCTGGCTCTGTGTGTCTGCCTGTGTCTGATGTGTGCACTGCGCTGGTGTGTCCGTGCGGATTAGGTTACCCGTTACCAGCGATCTGGCGTCGAGATTGTGGGTCGCGAtaggaacgaaataaaatataagaagaaaagagagagacagagaaagaGGCAAGTCAAACACACAACTACGTAATGAATCGCCATAATTGAACGGTCCGCGCCCCGTGCGAGAAATTAATCGCGTCTATACAAGAGAAATGAGCGTGGCCCAATCTCTTTCTCGTCGCTATATAGAATCCCCTTGATGAAGGTCCCAATTCCTTTATCTCGTCCTAATCGTCGCTGAGGTGTTTCCATTATATTTCCACCCGAACAATAAATGgccaataataaataaaatattttgtcgacaaaaagaaaagaaaagaaataatattctttattttagtttttaaaaaagaaaataaaaagaaagattgtGCCGGGGACGTGTTAGCAGCGTCTGGCTGTGCTGGAGCACGCGCCtcataacaataaaaaatcccTCCGAGAGCTCCAAGTCTCTGGCTGGgctgtttctcttctttcttttttccctcgtCGCACAAAGagaatatacatacatatatatacaagatGGAGGCTCGTAAAGTATATTATAACCCGTTCCACGtgtcaacaaacaaaaacaacctcTCTCGTCTATACTCtctcggtgtgtgtgtgtgttgccttATCCCCCcccatttttggtttttcttgttgaagaattttagtttcttttcttttctttcttcttcttctttgtgccTATCTTTTAACGTCAAAACAGTGAATCAACTGCCTGGCGAGAGGAGCTGGGTCGAAAGGGCTATTATAGGCGCGCGCGAGTAATTATCACGagtgttaaaaaacaaaacaaaaaaggccaTTAGCATTTTTTGGTgggcccctttttcttccttcttcttcttccttggcATCAGCACAGCCACAGGAGCCCCAGCAGCAGATGAAAGGCGATAGACCAGCCAAAGTTTATACGTCCAACAACTTGGTCTAAGAATTCCTATAGGTTTTTTAGCTACTTTAGCCCATTCTCTACGGtcgccatcatcatctccaGCAGCCAACACAAACAGTTGGCCataacgaaagagaaaagaaaaaaggtaattatatttttctcggCTCTGGCTCTGGCCGTGTGGGCATAAATAACCCTTTGCGTGCGTGCCTACGCTATTTGTATATGCATAcaacacatatatatattttgtttaaatgctAATCTATAGAGACCCCCACTTGAATAGTCATCCGTCCCTTTAATGAAGCCAGCAGAGTTCAGTTTTTAAAGAGTATATGGCCATCAGTTATTTGGCTGGGTTGAGACTCGACTGGCCAAGTAAATTCTTTTatacaaatattattttcacgGAGCTCTTTGACCCTTTTTGTCGTTCCCTATAGTGTCTGTGTGTTGATGGTGGATATAATAaatcgaaaattaaaaaattaaaaaatatctgaaactaaaaaattcgAATCAAATAGAACCATATCGATTTGTTCGTttcccaaaatttttaaaaatgatttcgagTCGAAATTCCGAATGTTTGAATGTCActtctctatttcttttcttcttgccgaaacaaacaaatttttctgctTTCGATAGATTGGACAGAAGGGGATTTTGaattacacaacacacacagtcacgaaaaaatcaaaactaattGGCATAGAATGatcatttacatttaaaaagaaaaaaccctcggattatttgtaatttcttatataataatccaccaaaaatccaaataataataataataataatgaaaaaaaaaacagagaacAAAATGATGGAGATGATGAGAGTCCGACTTCAGCAGATTCGAAATgtttcaagtttttaaaaaataaaaaattaaataaaaaacatttttatacaGACAGGACGAGGATaagttgtggttgttgttgttcaagtggcttgatggtggtggtggtggcgagGCAGGTGCGGCTGCTGGTGCTGTTGGTGATCCATCGACGGATCGTCGGAATCCTCCAGCTCAATGTCGCACGACATGTCGCTGTCGTCGTCCTCCTCGTCGCCGATGCTGTGGCCGGCCATCATCTGCATCTGCTGATGCTGGTGACTCTTGTGGCCGCTGCCGCTGCCaccggaagaagaagcgcctccgccaccaccgccgctgcCACCGCTGGATCTGTTCTTATTCTTGCCATCCGGCGGTTGATCCTCCGGCCCGTCTTCCCCATCCTGCTGGACTCTTTTGTGCTTTGTCCTCCGATTTTGGAACCAAACTTTGACCTGGACAAAGGAAACAAATGTTGAGCTGACTACTGCGAGATCTGCCATAACGCGCTTTTGtatataattcaatttcaatttggagagagatagagtttgattgattgattgattggatggaatgggagagaaaataagcGCAGAGGGAGGCAAAAAGTTGGGGGGGGAGCTGCCGATCGGAAATGATGGCGACGAGATGGATGGAATGTTGTTCCGCGGAAATGAGCTGCAAAACGGTCGTGAATGGCTTTTGACATCTCAGACATTTGTGCTGATGGTTctaaacacacacagccaGCCAGAGCCAGAACTAGTCAGTCAGTCAGCCGTAAGGATTTATATCATATCATATAATATGCCAGGCCAGCTAGGCGATTGGcccagtctctttttccttgggTTCTACTGTATATCCACTCCATACTCTCGACTCTATCCAGCCATTAGGCTGCAACTTCCGCCAGCCGCTTCGCTCCACTGCTCCCATCCGCACTTCCGATCGACGTCGGCAATATTGATGATGGCTCGTCGCCcggatcctcctcctcccaccccTCCCACCCACCCTTCAATGCGGATAATATCCTTCTCTCGCTGCCTATAGTTTGCCTTATATATtcgctgctgtgtgtgtataacttatgattatttatttaataggAGAGGCCTCGGCCGGTTTTTGATCTGTTATAGACGATAAATAATCGACTGTATTTATatgcttatatatatatatatagactctgtatatagctgctgctggataggCATATAAAGGATCCATCCATCGGCCGGATCGTTTCCGCAACTCGTAAAATATGCTACACTAGAGTCAAATTTATGTTAGactatcacatttttttttctgtgtgggTGTGTtgcccagctttttttttattcccccacTCACGAATTAAAGTTGATTCCATCAGATTTAAtgctaaataaaaatttacctgAGTTTCGGTGAGATTGAGCGACTGGGCCAGCTGCTTGCGCTCGGCTCCGACGACGTAGTGATTCTTTTCGAACGCGTGTTCCAACTTGAGCAGTTGACTGGGCGAGAAGGCCGTCCGCACGCGCTTCGGCTTGCGGAACGGCGACAGAAGGAATCCAGCCAAATCAGCCGGCCCTGTGGtagacacaaaataaaaaatggatatttaatttaataaacaaacaatagcAGAAATGAGTTTCATTCACGACTCTTGActttttgatgttgtttgCGTTTTGTCTGTTTCATTCGCGTCGAAACTAATTGACGGTTGACCCGGCCAgcagacaaaagaagaaaataaataattccagccactactgtatatatataatataataattcgAGCGCGCGCACAAACAAAATGACGAGTCgaaccatttttttgttttttcaaaaaaatagaatttaaaaaaaatgaaaaaagtaaaaaagagaaaaataatattcagcggaaaagatgatgatgatgatgatggcgctgatgatgatgatgggcgcGCTCCCGTGTTGTTACACATATACAGGCAGACGGACAGCAGGGTGAGGTAGCGTAGCCCAGCAAtattatatagcctatatgGTTTGCTGCCTCATCAAGAGTTGATTGCATAATTGACCTATTGCATGTTGTCGGCCGACGTCCTCATCAGCCCTTTTTGGCCCACCCCATCCCACCCTATACTATGCTGGCCTGGTTGgcctggctggctggctggccgggTGGATTATAATAGAcccgtgtcgtcgtcgtcatctctCTCTACTCGTCACGATGATTATGATGTGATGGTGGGAGGATCGACAAGGATGGAGAGGATGACTTGAtcattcaattgtttttcccgctcatgtctgtctgtctgtctgtctgtgtgtgtgtgtgtgacttttTAGAttcaattgtgtttttttcccccaacaaCGGGCGCTCCGCACgtttgatatatttatattctaCACCCCAATCGAGTTAGTCAAAAGCCCGGCCCAGCTCGACAGCTAGTTTggtaacaaaaatatataactcTTGTAATCATATAGGCCTGCATCTTGGTCCTGGTAGGCCTCTGTATCGTCCATCATTACGGCCATCATCGTCGAAATAACGGCCGAGTAATCGacccaatttcattttggtggcGGCCGTGGTGGCGGCCTATTCCGTTCAAATTGCCCGCGCGTTGATTATACCACAACCCCGAGTTGCCACCCGAAATGTTATATTTATAGCAGCACTGCAGCTCAGCTCTACATggtattttatcaaaaaaataaaagaccaaTCAAGTTATCGCGGGTGATGATCGACTTTGTCTACAACTGAAAAGGGGGGTAGGGGACGGACAAAATaacttttatatattttttgccCGTCTGGCTAGCTGGGATATGTCGACATGAGATTGCAATTCTTACGAAATATCAGCAGAAGCGCTTCATCATTTCGCAAcggatcaaaacaaaaaacttggaatttttctcccgaattttgtttctcccgCGCTCACGCGAATTCGAaatcaaaggggaaaaaacgcGCAGACGACTTTGTCCTTTTTCGTCCATCTTGATTATTTGCTGGCGCtggtatttttgtttgattatttttaaaagagactTTCCAATATCGACTTGATTTGAATGGGCCAAAAAACGATCGATCGAATCATGAGTAATATTATAGATAGACCCGTTTTGGGGATAAATGtatcgatttatttattccctgGGGGAGGAGGGGGTTTTATTGTGGCGGGTttcgttcaaatttttactttcatcttttgtttgaaaagcGGTTTGAATTTAAGGGGGAGGGGGtcgattttgaataaaatttctatcgatatcttatacgcataatcaattaattagaagattagtgtcgtctgcttgcgTTTTGTTAGTTTCGAAAACGTGGTGCAAGTGATTAAGTGCATATTATGTGATAACTATGAAAGACCAAACGATCACTTTTTTGGGTGCAGGTGGGTGCAGGAAAAATAGCACAAGAAATGAcgtggtcgtcgtgtgaactcTAGTCACGGCTCTTAATAGAGTATAGCTTAATGCATACAGTAACTCCATGCTACAGGtacaaataaaactaagaatatcGATGGAATGATTGTGAGAGAGCTCtgaaatagaagagttaaacctgttccaaattggTGAAATGTTACATTTCCTGACTAGCATCTATACATGTGTGCCAAAGTCGAATTGCATGGCAGAAAGTTTGCACTATCTAACCtattcctttgtgcagatttgaggcctgagccagccatcgtaaccacAAGACTATGCCAGTTTCGCTTTAAAGTGCTGCTATTGACCTGTCATCACCAACAATCCCAGTGTCAATATctcttgggtaatgattttttcgttacttttattcttGTGACCTGCTGTAGATATTTGagtgatgcatgacttgcagaATGTATCAGTGTGTTACATGTAAGCCTtaaattctcccatttatcaaaatgaagttatttaaattaacCATTAGGGTTTATTACCCACTGTCAACTTTCCTTGCTTGGTTGTTTCTTGTCAATATTTCTatgtaacccattttttattttttatttagataatcaGCATCCATTTTGATTGAAGAAACTACCCATGTCGGATCGAGTTGcagatctcttcttccccttttcttttaatgtcctcctgtacacccatgtgtgtgtgttgggggtGAATTCACGAGGACGCCCATTTCTCTATCCCGCCTGGTGTATACGTTCAACTTTTctacggatggatggagcacttgtggaagcctggctgtggatttcccgggctcaaaggtaggacaaatctATCTCtattactccttttttttaattctttggtAGCGTTGATCCTCAATCGTGACATCGTTAAATTATTCCTGAGCTGTGCGTTTTCTCTCGCCGAATTTTGTCGACTCTCAGTTGgagatcaaatgaaataactcATTTGTGTAGAACACGACTGCAGATCATCaggcttgttttcttttgtttacctCACAATTTTGTCCTGTGATGGGTAAACCAAAATCtattttgaacttgaaaacacTTGAAGCCAAGTGCAACTAGAGAATTTGATGACCAAGTTTGGTGTAACATGCGCTCTCTTATCGCTTATCGCCGAGTtcacaaattttgatttgattttcctttttcgtgtCAACTGGAAATCGGtccgtcttttattttcttttattttttgattattcccAGTATTTTGTCTCCAAGTCCAGGAGATAGAGCTAGTCttattctgtgtgtgtgtggaaatgATGCTGTAAATGCCCTCGCAACTGTCAGACATAATGTCCAGTCAAGTTGTTGTCGTGTTCCGTCAGGCGAGGAGGAACACGACCTcagttatttgactttttctctccaaaaatttttatttttctttattttttcggaataaatcttcaaatttcccctgaagaagaagaaaagtatggGGGGAAAAGGGAGACGGGGCGCGATAGCTGATTATATAAGCCAGGCAATAGAGTAGAGAGACGAGAGCTTTATCTTTCTACGCTGTTGCGTTCCAGCAGCTGGACATTTCGACTGGAACAAAAGGCAGaacatgagaaaaaaagaagaagaaaagtgactGGGCTATGCTGCCGAGCCcacggagaaaaaaagtttaaaaaaaaagggaaatgacaGAGAAATATCGTTGTCCGGCTCATGGGCACATGAAGATGAACCGGCCAGATaaccccctctcttttttcttcacccTCATACACACCCCACCATGTCCTCCTCGGCAGTTATGTACAGgagagccaaagaaaaaaggtatacaacacacacacactctctagGCCGGCTGGCCATCCACTATCTTGGCATACACACATGATTATAGCCTGTGTACAGATAGGAACCTATCGACCCTCGACGCTATTTGTCTCTCCTGTGAGCTGCTGGCCCATCTTTgtcccatctttttttttgtttgtttttttcttcttcttctggtttgGGCCGTTTGACGCAACTTGTTGTGGGAATAGAAACCCCGACGGCCCCATTTTAACGAGTCCCCCGGTTATGAcgttttggaaaaatttgtttgatttcgtttATTACCTGGCGGGAAACGGTGGGAGGCGACAGCAGCTGCGGCGAAGAGTCGCTGCTGATGTTGACGGGCCTGGGCCAGCAGCCACCACTGCTGGGCGGCCAGACTGGATTGCTGATCCGGCCGGATCATTCCGGCTGGACTGTGACTGTTGCCGGCCATGGCCGATTGTCCAGGAGGCGGTTGCGGAGGTGGTGGGAAGTTGGCCGGCGAAAAGGCCGAGCCCGGGTGATGAGGTGGGAAGAAATTGGGCCGGCCCGATCccggatgttgttgttgttgttgttgttgttgctgttgctcgTAAAGCTGCCGGAGGTTGGCCAAGGCGGCCATGTCGAGATAAGGTGGCGGGTGATGGCCGGACGAGGCCGGAATGACTGACGCTGGATTCCACGACTGGAAGAGCGGCGATCCAGGCCCGATAACGgccggctgctgttgttgctgctggccgctCAGCCGTCGGATTCGACTGCTGGAGTGATCGGCAGTCGGACTGGCCGATCGGCTCGAGTCCGGTGTGACCGAATGGACCGGCGACGACTCTCTGGCATCTTCTTGATGGCCTCCGACGGCcgccaatttcttcttttccgtcgCCTCACTGACGGCCGACGACTTTGGACTGttcctcttgttgttgttgccgccgccgcccgttCCCACTAGGAAGTCGATGGAGAATCCGATCTTTGGACGGGCAGCCGACGCCGGCATCGGCCCGGTCGGCGTCGACGGACTCTTGGATTCCGGAGTGGCCGCACGAGGCATCATGCTGCTCGTTTGACTCTTTTCCGACCTCTTTCCAggccttttttaatttgaatttgaattgaatttcggggtttttcgttttctgctgctggccacaaaaatcgaaaatcaaatcacAATCACAAAACACACTGAAAAACACACAGAGCCACTCAACACGACACTTAAACTCACACACACGTCACACCGAAATTAGcaccaaaaaatgttgagtcgattaaaagttgaattttacaaaattccaCTCGTAGTTGTACCTCGTTGGGTTTTTAATTCTCTGACACGCACAAAATCACGaaatttaaacaaaccaaacagTTGAGTTTGTGGGTTATATTGTTTTGAATTGA
Proteins encoded in this window:
- the LOC124208571 gene encoding homeotic protein empty spiracles-like gives rise to the protein MMPRAATPESKSPSTPTGPMPASAARPKIGFSIDFLVGTGGGGNNNKRNSPKSSAVSEATEKKKLAAVGGHQEDARESSPVHSVTPDSSRSASPTADHSSSRIRRLSGQQQQQQPAVIGPGSPLFQSWNPASVIPASSGHHPPPYLDMAALANLRQLYEQQQQQQQQQQHPGSGRPNFFPPHHPGSAFSPANFPPPPQPPPGQSAMAGNSHSPAGMIRPDQQSSLAAQQWWLLAQARQHQQRLFAAAAVASHRFPPGPADLAGFLLSPFRKPKRVRTAFSPSQLLKLEHAFEKNHYVVGAERKQLAQSLNLTETQVKVWFQNRRTKHKRVQQDGEDGPEDQPPDGKNKNRSSGGSGGGGGGASSSGGSGSGHKSHQHQQMQMMAGHSIGDEEDDDSDMSCDIELEDSDDPSMDHQQHQQPHLPRHHHHHQAT